CCGGCAAAGCGGTCCTCGCCGCGCAGCAGCTGCACGTCGCCCCGGGCGCGCAGGCGGTCGTTGGCGAGGCCGTACTCCAGCTCGTCGGCCTGCAGGGCCATCTCGCCGCGTTGCAGCTGCACCCGTCCGGTGGCGCGCAGCTGGCTGCCGATGGAGCCCTCCAGGCGGTCGGCTTCGAAGCTCAGCAGCGTGGCGTCGGCCGCGCTGCGCGGGGCCAGCCGCAGCCCCTCGGCGGGGGCACGCCAGTTGGCCGGGCGGCAGCTCAGGGGCGGCTGGCGCCTGGCTGCCGCCTTGCTGGCGGCGGCCACCGTGGCCGCATCGGTGGCAGGGTCTGTGGCCAGGTTCGTGGCCGCGAACGCGGGGCCTGCCAGCGCGACCAGCAGTGCGCTGACCAGCGGGCGCACGGCCAGGTGGACGGGTGGGCAGGTCGGGCGGGCGAGGGGACGGCGGGCGGCAGGCAAGGTCGGGTCGGCAATGGCGGACGGCTCGCGGTACCCCGCTCGCTAGAATCGATCGATTATTTCACGCGGGCCTGCCGCCGATCACCTTGAATCCCGCTGCCGACTCCGTTTCTCCCGCCGCCCCGACCTCCCCTGCTCCGTCGAGCGAGGTGACCTGGACCGACCCCGCCCGCCACGCCGCCTTCGACGCCTGGCTGGCCGGTGTCGCCGCCCAGCAGGGGCTCGACCCCGCCACGCTGCGGCCGGCCAGTGCGGATGCGAGCTTTCGCCGCTACCTGCGCCTGGATGCGCGTGAGGCGGGCCAGCCCAGCCGCATCGTGATGGACGCGCCGCCCAGCCACGAGGACTGCCGCCCCTTCGTGCAGGTGGCCGGCCTGCTCGGTGGCGCCGGCCTGGCGGCGCCGCAAGTGCTGGCCTGGGACGAGGCGCAGGGCTTCATGCTGCTGTCCGACCTGGGCGATCGCACCTACCTGGCCGAGCTGCAGTCGCTCGACCTGTCCGGCGGGGCGGGCCTGCGGCGCGCCGACGGGCTCTACCGGGACGCCATCGACACGCTGGTGAGGCTGCAGCGCATCGACGCCACGGCGGCCGTGCCGGCCTACGACCGCGCGCTGATGCAGCGCGAGCTGGACCTCTTCCCCGAGTGGTACGTGGCTCGCCACCGCGGCGCCACGCTGACGGACCGGGAGCGTGAGCAGCTGGCGCGCTGCTTCGACCTCATCCTGAAGACCTGCCTGGCCCAGCCGGCCGTGCTGGTGCACCGCGACTACCACAGCCGCAACCTGATGCTGCCGCTGGGTGGCCCGGGTGAACTGGCCGAGGGCAGCGGCCCGGGCATCCTCGACTTCCAGGACGCGGTGGCCGGCCCGGCCAGCTACGACCTGGTCTCGCTGCTGCGCGACGCCTACATCGAGTGGGACGAGGCCATCCAGATCGACTGGGCCGCGCGCTACTGGGAGCGCGCCCGCAAAGCCGGCGTGCCGGTGGCGGATGACTTTGGCAGCTTCTGGCGTGACTACGAGTGGATGGGCCTGCAGCGCCACCTGAAGGTTCTGGGCATCTTCGCGCGCCTGTCCCACCGCGACGGCAAGGACGGCTACCTGAAGGACCTGCCGCTGGTCTGGCGCTACGCCCACCACGTGGCGATGCGCTACTCCGTGCTCACGCCGCTGGCACGCCTGCTGGAGCGGCTGGAAGACGTCCGCGCCCGCGACGGCTACACCTTCTGACCGGCCGCGGCCCCGCCATGCCCAGCGCACTGCGCCGTTTCGGGCGCGACCTCGCGCTGTCGTCGGTGGTGGCCGGCTTCGTCGCCGTGCTGGTGGGCTATACCAGCTCGGTGGTGATCATCTTCCAGGCCGCCCAGGGCCTGGGCGCCTCCGCCGAGCAGCTCACCTCCTGGATGTGGGCGCTGGGCATCGGCATGGGCCTGAGCAGTGCCGGCCTGAGCCTGTGGTATCGCGAGCCGGTGCTGACCGCCTGGTCCACGCCCGGTGCGGCGCTGCTGGTCACGGCCGGTGCCGGGGTCAGCCTGGCCGAAGGCATCGGCGCCTTCATCGTCTGCGCCGGGCTGATCACCCTGGCCGGTGCCACCCGGGCCTTCGAGCGCGTGATGGACCGCATCCCCCAGCCGCTGGCGGCCGCGCTGCTGGCCGGCGTGCTGGCGCGCTTCGCGCTGGATGCCTTTGCGGCGCTGCGCAGCGACTTTGCTCTGGTCGGCAGCATGCTGCTGGTCTACCTGCTCGGCCGGCGCTTCTGGCCGCGTTACGCGGTGCCGGCGGTGCTGGTCGCCGGGCTGCTGCTCGCGGCGTTGCTGGGCCAGCTGCACCTGGAGGCCGTGCAGCTGCGCTGGGCCCAGCCGGTGTGGACGACGCCCGAGTTCAGCGCGCGCGCCCTGGTCGGCGTGGCGCTGCCGCTGTTCGTGGTGACGATGGCCTCCCAGAACCTGCCAGGCGTGGCGGCGCAGCGCGCGGCCGGCTACGCGATCCCCGTCTCGCCGGTGATCACCGCCACCGGCGTGGTCAACCTCCTGCTTGCGCCCTTCGGCGGCTATGCCTACAACCTGGCGGCCATCACCGCGGCGATCTG
The Sphaerotilus microaerophilus DNA segment above includes these coding regions:
- a CDS encoding aminoglycoside phosphotransferase family protein; translation: MTWTDPARHAAFDAWLAGVAAQQGLDPATLRPASADASFRRYLRLDAREAGQPSRIVMDAPPSHEDCRPFVQVAGLLGGAGLAAPQVLAWDEAQGFMLLSDLGDRTYLAELQSLDLSGGAGLRRADGLYRDAIDTLVRLQRIDATAAVPAYDRALMQRELDLFPEWYVARHRGATLTDREREQLARCFDLILKTCLAQPAVLVHRDYHSRNLMLPLGGPGELAEGSGPGILDFQDAVAGPASYDLVSLLRDAYIEWDEAIQIDWAARYWERARKAGVPVADDFGSFWRDYEWMGLQRHLKVLGIFARLSHRDGKDGYLKDLPLVWRYAHHVAMRYSVLTPLARLLERLEDVRARDGYTF
- a CDS encoding benzoate/H(+) symporter BenE family transporter; this encodes MPSALRRFGRDLALSSVVAGFVAVLVGYTSSVVIIFQAAQGLGASAEQLTSWMWALGIGMGLSSAGLSLWYREPVLTAWSTPGAALLVTAGAGVSLAEGIGAFIVCAGLITLAGATRAFERVMDRIPQPLAAALLAGVLARFALDAFAALRSDFALVGSMLLVYLLGRRFWPRYAVPAVLVAGLLLAALLGQLHLEAVQLRWAQPVWTTPEFSARALVGVALPLFVVTMASQNLPGVAAQRAAGYAIPVSPVITATGVVNLLLAPFGGYAYNLAAITAAICMGREAHEDPARRYTASVMAGLFYLAMGLAGGAVVGLIAAFPKALVLAVAGLALLGSIGGALATALETPKWREPALITFLVTLSGVSLLGIGAAFWGVVAGALAVAVQHWRAR